The proteins below come from a single Balaenoptera ricei isolate mBalRic1 chromosome 17, mBalRic1.hap2, whole genome shotgun sequence genomic window:
- the CEBPD gene encoding CCAAT/enhancer-binding protein delta codes for MSAALFSLDGPARGAPWTAEPAAFYEPGRAGKLGRGAEPAAPAMYDDESAIDFSAYIDSMAAVPTLELCHDELFADLFNSNHKAGALELLPGGPARPAGPGPAPRPLKREPDWGDGDAPGSLLPAQVAACAQTVVSLAAAAQPTPPASPEPPRRSPAPPAPGAARDKAAGKRGPDRGSPEYRQRRERNNIAVRKSRDKAKRRNQEMQQKLVELSAENEKLQQRVEQLTRDLAGLRRFFKQLPGAPFLPGAGAADAR; via the coding sequence ATGAGCGCCGCGCTCTTCAGCCTGGACGGCCCGGCGCGCGGCGCGCCCTGGACTGCGGAGCCCGCCGCCTTCTACGAGCCCGGCCGCGCGGGGAAGCTGGGTCGCGGAGCCGAGCCGGCCGCGCCCGCCATGTACGACGACGAGAGCGCTATCGACTTCAGCGCCTACATCGACTCCATGGCCGCCGTGCCCACCCTCGAGCTGTGCCACGACGAGCTCTTCGCCGACCTCTTCAACAGCAACCACAAGGCGGGCGCCCTGGAGCTGCTGCCCGGGGGCCCCGCGCGCCCCGCGGGCCCCGGCCCCGCGCCGCGACCGCTCAAGCGCGAGCCCGACTGGGGCGACGGCGACGCGCCCGGCTCGCTGCTGCCCGCGCAGGTGGCCGCGTGCGCGCAGACGGTGGTGAGCCTGGCGGCCGCCGCGCAGCCCACGCCGCCCGCGTCGCCCGAGCCGCCGCGCCGCAGCCCCGCGCCCCCAGCTCCCGGGGCGGCGCGCGACAAGGCAGCGGGCAAGCGGGGCCCGGACCGCGGCAGCCCCGAGTACCGGCAGCGGCGGGAGCGAAACAACATCGCCGTGCGCAAGAGCCGCGACAAGGCCAAGCGGCGCAACCAGGAGATGCAGCAGAAGCTGGTGGAGCTTTCGGCCGAGAACGAGAAGCTACAGCAGCGCGTGGAGCAGCTCACGCGGGACCTGGCCGGCCTGCGGCGCTTCTTCAAGCAGCTGCCCGGCGCGCCCTTCTTGCCCGGCGCGGGGGCGGCGGACGCGCGGTGA